Proteins from a single region of Psychrobacter cryohalolentis K5:
- a CDS encoding fasciclin domain-containing protein: MKIIKIAAIGTLAVSIAGLSACNNMMPAKSAPMKAPMHSQSMAKMNVVQIAQSNSDFSVLVEAVVAADLAGALSNPNANYTILAPTNAAFMQALQENNMTKAQLFANKPLLTKILSYHVINAAAPIYAKDVRPGNITMLSMDTLMVTAQGKLMDESGRTANLLKTDITASNGVVHVIDRVLMPR, from the coding sequence ATGAAAATCATCAAAATCGCTGCTATTGGTACTTTAGCTGTTTCAATTGCAGGTCTAAGTGCTTGTAACAATATGATGCCAGCCAAAAGCGCTCCTATGAAAGCGCCCATGCATAGCCAATCAATGGCAAAAATGAATGTAGTACAAATTGCCCAAAGCAATTCTGACTTCTCTGTACTCGTAGAAGCTGTCGTTGCCGCTGATTTAGCGGGCGCGCTCTCTAATCCTAATGCCAACTATACGATTCTTGCGCCAACCAATGCTGCCTTTATGCAAGCGTTACAAGAAAATAACATGACCAAAGCGCAGCTCTTTGCCAATAAACCACTATTGACTAAAATCTTAAGCTATCACGTGATTAACGCCGCAGCACCTATTTATGCCAAGGATGTTAGACCAGGCAATATAACTATGTTAAGCATGGACACGCTTATGGTCACAGCCCAAGGCAAATTGATGGATGAAAGTGGACGTACAGCAAATCTCTTAAAAACGGACATTACTGCCAGTAATGGTGTGGTACATGTGATTGATAGAGTTCTAATGCCTAGATAG
- a CDS encoding alanine/glycine:cation symporter family protein — protein MEGLVNLVNGIIWSPALIYLCLGAGLFYSIMTRFVQVRLFGEMVRLLFTGKSSADGISSFQALAVALAGRVGMGNIAGVAAAIGFGGPGAVFWMWVVAFLGASTAYVESTLAQIYKERDVITGEYRGGPAYYFERALGQKWYGILFAIASILACGMFLPGVQANGVLSAFTQLMGEGTTMNVAGLEVGSMRLIGLAIILVVLGIIIFGGIKRIATFTEYAVPFMAVGYIVLALIIMFSNFSLIPDIFGLIISDAFTAQAGFGAAIGWGVKRGIYSNEAGQGTGPHAAAAAEVQHPSQQGLVQAFSVYVDTLLVCSATAFMILSTGMYNIQGTLPEGQFILQNVAATTEINSPAFTQMAMESVYGTTGNVFIAVAVFFFAFTTILAYYYIAEVNVAYLTRFIGRGANKTGLFLVKILIMVMVAYGALNSAGYIWAIGDIGVGLMAWLNIVGILVIFFVARPTLTMLKDYEAQLKAGVTRYTFDPAKFGIKNAPYWEERHLKEQQRIAAQDPLNKEHR, from the coding sequence ATGGAAGGTTTAGTCAATTTAGTAAACGGAATTATTTGGAGCCCTGCATTAATTTACTTATGCTTGGGCGCAGGTCTATTTTATTCCATCATGACACGCTTTGTACAAGTACGTTTATTCGGTGAAATGGTCAGACTACTATTCACTGGTAAATCCAGTGCAGATGGTATCTCTTCATTCCAAGCCCTGGCAGTAGCCTTAGCTGGGCGTGTGGGTATGGGTAACATCGCAGGGGTAGCTGCGGCTATCGGTTTCGGTGGTCCTGGTGCCGTATTTTGGATGTGGGTTGTGGCGTTCTTAGGAGCTTCTACTGCTTACGTTGAATCTACGCTGGCACAGATTTATAAAGAAAGAGACGTCATCACTGGTGAATATCGCGGTGGCCCTGCTTACTATTTTGAGCGGGCACTTGGTCAAAAATGGTACGGTATCCTCTTCGCAATCGCTTCTATCTTAGCTTGTGGTATGTTCTTACCAGGTGTACAGGCAAATGGCGTTCTTAGTGCTTTCACGCAACTTATGGGTGAAGGTACTACTATGAACGTTGCAGGCCTAGAAGTCGGCTCTATGCGTCTGATCGGCTTAGCCATCATCTTAGTCGTACTAGGTATCATCATTTTTGGTGGTATCAAGCGTATCGCAACGTTTACCGAGTATGCGGTTCCTTTCATGGCAGTCGGTTATATTGTCTTAGCTTTAATTATCATGTTCAGCAACTTCAGTTTGATCCCAGATATATTTGGTTTGATCATTAGTGATGCCTTTACGGCGCAAGCTGGCTTTGGTGCTGCTATCGGTTGGGGTGTAAAACGTGGTATTTACTCTAACGAAGCCGGTCAAGGTACAGGTCCTCACGCTGCTGCTGCTGCTGAAGTTCAGCATCCATCACAGCAGGGTCTAGTACAGGCCTTCTCAGTATATGTTGATACACTACTGGTTTGTTCTGCTACTGCCTTTATGATCTTGTCTACTGGTATGTACAATATTCAGGGTACTTTGCCAGAAGGTCAGTTCATTCTGCAAAATGTAGCCGCTACTACTGAAATCAATTCGCCTGCCTTTACCCAAATGGCAATGGAATCAGTATATGGTACTACTGGTAATGTCTTTATTGCAGTCGCTGTATTCTTCTTTGCCTTTACCACTATCTTGGCTTACTACTACATCGCTGAAGTGAACGTTGCTTACTTGACTCGCTTTATCGGGCGCGGTGCAAATAAGACAGGTTTATTCTTAGTAAAAATCTTAATCATGGTAATGGTTGCTTACGGTGCTCTAAACTCAGCTGGTTACATCTGGGCAATTGGTGATATCGGTGTTGGCCTCATGGCTTGGCTCAATATTGTTGGTATTCTTGTTATCTTCTTTGTGGCTCGTCCGACGCTTACCATGCTTAAAGACTATGAAGCACAGCTTAAAGCAGGTGTAACACGCTATACATTTGACCCTGCAAAATTCGGTATCAAAAACGCGCCTTATTGGGAAGAGCGTCATCTAAAAGAACAACAAAGAATAGCGGCACAAGATCCTTTAAATAAAGAGCATCGTTAA
- a CDS encoding DUF2256 domain-containing protein — translation MAHKKVNLPQKICPVCQRPFSWRKKWEKDWEQVIYCSEKCRRGKDKHSE, via the coding sequence ATGGCACATAAAAAAGTAAACCTACCGCAAAAAATCTGCCCCGTCTGTCAGAGACCGTTTAGCTGGCGCAAAAAGTGGGAGAAGGATTGGGAGCAGGTGATTTATTGTTCTGAGAAGTGTCGGCGGGGGAAAGATAAACATAGTGAATGA
- a CDS encoding fasciclin domain-containing protein: MLKKNLLSIAVVAAAMSLAACNDKEVVAEPVEPEATTDVVVEPEVAAEPMVEADVAPEAAATQTIGEMAAGNKDLTILTAALQAAGLDSMLMAEDKYTVFAPTDDAFAGLLTKLNITKEELLADQATLKSVLPYHVVPMVVKAADIPYGTAIETANGQTITISDANVITDSNGNTANIVGTDMMATNGVVHVIDTVLLPK, encoded by the coding sequence ATGTTAAAAAAGAACTTACTATCTATCGCCGTTGTGGCGGCAGCAATGTCATTAGCAGCTTGTAACGATAAAGAAGTCGTTGCTGAGCCAGTTGAGCCAGAAGCAACCACTGATGTAGTCGTTGAGCCAGAAGTCGCAGCTGAACCAATGGTTGAAGCGGATGTTGCCCCTGAAGCAGCAGCTACGCAGACTATTGGTGAGATGGCAGCTGGCAATAAAGACTTGACCATCTTGACCGCTGCACTACAGGCAGCTGGACTTGATTCGATGCTGATGGCTGAAGACAAGTACACAGTATTTGCCCCTACTGATGATGCCTTTGCTGGTTTATTGACTAAGTTGAACATTACTAAAGAAGAATTACTTGCTGATCAAGCGACGCTAAAAAGTGTGCTTCCATACCATGTCGTACCTATGGTTGTAAAAGCCGCTGATATTCCTTACGGTACTGCGATTGAAACGGCGAATGGTCAAACCATCACGATTAGTGATGCCAATGTCATTACAGATTCAAATGGTAATACCGCCAACATCGTTGGCACTGATATGATGGCAACCAATGGTGTAGTGCATGTAATTGATACAGTTTTATTGCCTAAATAA
- a CDS encoding DUF2256 domain-containing protein, which yields MAHKKKNVRKKLCPVCEREFSWTKKLDKNWDSMVYCSDQCRRVKKYEGLNHQKEDK from the coding sequence ATGGCGCATAAAAAGAAAAATGTCCGCAAAAAACTCTGCCCTGTCTGCGAGCGCGAATTTAGTTGGACTAAAAAGTTGGATAAAAACTGGGACAGCATGGTCTATTGCTCCGACCAATGCCGCCGCGTGAAAAAGTATGAAGGATTGAATCATCAAAAAGAAGATAAATAG
- a CDS encoding lipase secretion chaperone: protein MSNNRRSPLLSIIIAVIVVLIVAIIWWFKPVNNSNAFSQADAITLDNQANANTVDQASSDSNMSQKSNQNIIKFTTGLESLPRSLQGTDVDGEIIIDENKQLVITEGLRRLFDYFLSALGEEEESAIYARVESYIRSHTPEPAASQAVAIFDQYVAYLKAIPEIEKKYGTLQLQATQSGELDLSVVAQQKQDVARLRQQHFDKDTIIAFFGTEDEYDDYSMEMVRISQNSQLSEAQKDAAKQDYISRMPDNATKTNIAQQANLNELMTRTEQMQAKGAAPEALYNMRRELVGAPAAARLAQVDQADASFDKRFKQYQAQKQQLLKQSVNQSQTQSQAQINQIERQLFNDSERKRLTGYAALQQQKAADTN from the coding sequence ATGTCAAATAATCGCCGTTCACCCTTATTGTCCATTATTATTGCTGTGATAGTCGTTCTAATAGTAGCGATTATTTGGTGGTTTAAGCCTGTTAACAATAGCAACGCTTTTTCTCAAGCGGATGCTATAACACTAGACAATCAAGCTAACGCTAATACAGTAGATCAAGCGAGTTCTGATAGCAATATGAGCCAAAAATCGAATCAAAACATAATTAAATTTACCACAGGACTTGAGAGTCTACCGCGTTCCTTACAAGGGACAGATGTCGATGGTGAGATTATTATTGATGAAAACAAGCAACTGGTCATCACAGAAGGCTTAAGGCGTTTGTTTGATTATTTTTTATCAGCGCTTGGTGAAGAAGAGGAATCAGCTATTTATGCTCGCGTAGAGAGTTATATTCGCAGTCATACGCCAGAGCCAGCCGCCAGTCAAGCGGTGGCTATATTTGATCAATATGTGGCTTATCTCAAAGCCATACCTGAGATTGAGAAAAAATACGGTACGCTGCAATTGCAAGCGACCCAAAGTGGCGAGCTGGATTTAAGTGTCGTCGCTCAGCAAAAACAAGATGTCGCTAGATTGCGCCAACAGCATTTTGATAAAGACACCATTATCGCTTTCTTTGGGACAGAAGATGAGTATGACGACTATAGTATGGAGATGGTCAGAATCAGTCAGAATTCCCAGCTGTCTGAGGCGCAAAAAGATGCCGCAAAACAAGATTACATCAGCCGTATGCCAGACAATGCAACCAAAACCAATATCGCCCAGCAAGCCAATCTAAATGAGCTGATGACGCGTACAGAGCAAATGCAAGCAAAAGGTGCCGCACCTGAAGCGCTATATAATATGCGTCGTGAACTGGTCGGTGCACCAGCGGCAGCACGCTTAGCGCAAGTAGATCAAGCAGACGCTAGCTTCGATAAGCGTTTCAAGCAGTACCAAGCACAAAAACAGCAGCTTCTAAAACAAAGCGTCAATCAATCACAAACGCAATCACAAGCTCAAATCAATCAGATTGAAAGGCAATTGTTTAACGACTCTGAACGCAAGCGTCTAACAGGCTATGCCGCTCTACAGCAGCAGAAAGCTGCCGATACAAATTAA
- a CDS encoding META domain-containing protein codes for MKNMTKMMMAATLAVGTLAAGCQTAPIVTAPVTQPITANALQAYDWQLVDAKRANGDKVTQLFFDPAKPLTLKFFKDNGNDRVAFVNTCNNMGSNYNVVNGNVVLGNVLSTMMACPEPQASFDTATLATVQGKYSISTNANNTPILTIKNSSQVAHFKAVTK; via the coding sequence ATGAAAAACATGACTAAAATGATGATGGCTGCGACTCTTGCTGTAGGTACGTTGGCTGCTGGTTGCCAGACTGCTCCTATCGTAACGGCACCTGTGACTCAACCAATTACTGCTAATGCACTACAAGCATATGATTGGCAGCTTGTTGATGCAAAGCGCGCAAATGGCGATAAAGTCACTCAGCTATTCTTTGATCCAGCCAAACCACTTACCCTAAAATTCTTCAAAGACAACGGCAATGACCGTGTTGCGTTTGTCAATACTTGTAATAACATGGGTTCTAATTATAATGTTGTAAATGGCAATGTTGTATTAGGCAATGTTCTATCTACTATGATGGCATGCCCTGAGCCACAAGCCAGCTTTGATACAGCGACGCTTGCTACAGTACAAGGTAAATATAGCATCAGCACCAACGCAAACAACACGCCTATCTTGACCATCAAAAATAGCAGTCAAGTTGCACACTTTAAAGCGGTTACTAAATAA
- the metH gene encoding methionine synthase, which translates to MIPTARSQTNTSLTNLTDASNPNANPNDFILTPPAVFPYKDQQLTARARITEQMAARILMLDGAMGTHIQNYKLEEADYRGERFADIKQDVRGNNDLLVLTQPHMIKEIHLAHLESGADIIETNSFNGTRLSMADYDMQYLVPELNKTAAKIAREAADEYTAKNPEKPRFVAGVIGPTSRTCSLSPDVNDPAFRNITFDELVLNYREATLALMEGGVDIILIETIFDTLNAKAAIFAVTGVFDDIGFELPIMISGTITDASGRTLSGQTAEAFYNSIRHAKPLSVGFNCALGADALRPHIQTLSNIANTYVSAHPNAGLPNEFGEYDETADETAALLEGFAKAGILNIVGGCCGTTPEHIRQIANMVAKYPPRIIPEIPPACRLSGLEPFTINKDSLFVNVGERTNVTGSKKFLRLIKTEAYLEALDVARDQVEGGAQIVDINMDEGMLDSKQAMIHFVNLVSGEPDISRVPLMIDSSKWDIIEEGLKRTQGKCVVNSISLKEGHAEFVERAKLCMRYGAAIIVMAFDEDGQADTFERKTQICKRSYDVLVDEVGFPSEDIIFDPNIFAVATGITEHNNYGADFINATKWITENLPNAMVSGGVSNVSFSFRGNPIREAINSVFLYHAIQNGLTMGIVNPAMLELYDDIPVEARDAIEDVMLNRNQGETGQDATERLMTIAENYQDGGKKKDSTVDMTWREGTVEERIAHALVKGITTFIEADTKEAWEKYPRPLEVIEGPLMDGMNIVGDLFGAGKMFLPQVVKSARVMKQSVAWLNPYIEAEKVEGEKKGKILMATVKGDVHDIGKNIVGVVLGCNGYDIVDLGVMVPCEKILDTAIAEKVDIIGLSGLITPSLDEMVYVAKQMQERGMTLPLMIGGATTSKAHTAVKVEPQYQNNGVIYVADASRSVGVVTKLLSKEHCQGLIDETREEYIKVRERLAKRQPKAAKVTYAESVKIGFQYDWETYVPPVPNKLGQVIFDNYPIANLLPYIDWTPFFISWGLAGKYPKILQDDVVGEAARDLFDNANELMQKMIDEKLIVAKGVFKLMPARRTGADTVTVYDKAPIEGGIAEYQFEHLRQQSDKASGKPNFSLADFISPSDTHTDYLGGFTVSIVGTEALAEKYKAAGDDYNAIMVQALSDRLAEAFAEHLHELIRKEYWGYQPTESLTNEDMIKEKYVGIRPAPGYPACPEHTEKGKLFEWLGTVEAIGTTLTESYAMWPASSVSGFYYSHPDSEYFNVGKISRDQLESYAERKGWDIKTAEKWLNPNL; encoded by the coding sequence ATGATTCCAACAGCCCGTTCTCAAACTAATACTTCTTTAACCAATCTAACTGACGCCAGTAACCCAAATGCTAATCCCAATGACTTTATATTGACGCCGCCTGCTGTATTCCCTTATAAGGATCAGCAGCTAACCGCACGCGCACGTATCACGGAGCAAATGGCAGCACGGATTTTGATGCTCGATGGCGCCATGGGCACGCATATTCAGAACTATAAATTAGAGGAAGCGGACTATCGCGGTGAGCGCTTTGCTGATATCAAGCAAGATGTCCGCGGCAATAATGATTTATTGGTGCTGACGCAGCCACATATGATTAAAGAGATTCATTTGGCGCATTTGGAATCTGGCGCTGATATTATCGAGACCAATAGCTTTAATGGTACGCGGCTGTCGATGGCAGACTACGATATGCAGTATCTCGTGCCTGAGCTAAATAAAACGGCTGCTAAAATCGCACGTGAAGCCGCTGACGAATACACTGCGAAGAATCCAGAAAAACCACGCTTTGTCGCTGGGGTTATTGGTCCGACATCGCGTACTTGCTCGCTATCACCTGACGTTAATGACCCCGCCTTTCGTAATATTACCTTTGATGAACTGGTGCTGAACTATCGCGAAGCAACCTTGGCGCTAATGGAAGGTGGCGTTGATATCATTTTGATTGAGACTATTTTTGATACGCTCAATGCCAAAGCAGCAATCTTTGCCGTCACAGGCGTCTTTGATGATATCGGATTTGAATTGCCAATTATGATTTCAGGGACGATTACAGATGCGTCAGGTCGTACGCTATCTGGGCAAACGGCGGAAGCGTTTTATAACTCGATTCGCCATGCCAAACCGCTATCCGTTGGCTTTAACTGTGCCTTGGGTGCTGATGCCCTACGTCCGCATATCCAAACGCTATCGAATATTGCCAATACTTATGTCTCTGCGCATCCTAATGCCGGTCTGCCCAATGAGTTTGGTGAATATGATGAAACTGCCGATGAAACTGCTGCACTGCTTGAAGGCTTTGCCAAAGCTGGTATCTTAAATATCGTTGGCGGCTGTTGTGGTACAACACCTGAGCATATCCGTCAAATCGCTAATATGGTAGCAAAGTACCCACCGCGCATCATTCCTGAGATTCCGCCTGCCTGCCGCTTATCTGGTCTTGAGCCATTTACCATCAATAAAGACAGTCTATTCGTCAACGTTGGTGAGCGTACCAATGTCACGGGTTCGAAGAAATTCTTACGCCTAATCAAAACCGAAGCTTATCTTGAGGCGCTTGACGTTGCCCGTGACCAAGTCGAAGGCGGCGCGCAAATCGTCGATATCAACATGGATGAGGGGATGCTTGACTCCAAGCAAGCGATGATTCACTTTGTGAACCTCGTGTCAGGCGAGCCAGACATCAGCCGTGTGCCGTTAATGATAGATTCATCGAAATGGGACATTATCGAAGAAGGTCTTAAACGCACTCAAGGTAAATGTGTCGTCAACTCTATCTCATTAAAAGAAGGTCACGCTGAGTTCGTCGAGCGTGCCAAGCTCTGTATGCGCTATGGTGCCGCCATTATAGTCATGGCATTCGATGAAGATGGACAGGCGGATACCTTCGAGCGCAAAACTCAGATTTGTAAACGCAGCTATGATGTGTTGGTCGATGAAGTGGGCTTCCCTTCTGAAGATATTATCTTTGACCCCAATATTTTTGCGGTTGCTACCGGTATCACTGAGCACAATAACTACGGTGCCGACTTTATTAACGCGACCAAATGGATTACGGAAAACCTGCCCAATGCGATGGTTTCAGGCGGTGTCTCTAACGTCTCGTTTAGTTTCCGTGGTAACCCGATTCGTGAAGCCATCAATTCTGTATTCCTTTATCATGCGATTCAAAACGGCTTAACGATGGGTATCGTCAACCCCGCCATGCTTGAGCTATATGATGACATTCCTGTCGAGGCACGCGATGCCATCGAAGATGTGATGCTTAATCGCAATCAAGGTGAAACTGGGCAAGATGCCACCGAACGCCTTATGACCATCGCTGAAAACTATCAAGATGGCGGTAAGAAAAAAGACAGCACCGTCGATATGACATGGCGTGAAGGTACGGTCGAAGAACGGATTGCTCATGCACTAGTAAAAGGTATTACCACCTTTATCGAAGCGGATACTAAAGAAGCGTGGGAGAAATATCCGCGCCCACTGGAGGTCATCGAAGGGCCATTGATGGACGGTATGAACATCGTCGGCGACTTATTTGGTGCTGGTAAAATGTTCTTACCTCAGGTAGTAAAATCTGCGCGCGTCATGAAGCAGTCGGTCGCTTGGCTAAATCCGTATATCGAAGCTGAAAAAGTCGAAGGTGAAAAGAAAGGTAAAATCCTCATGGCAACGGTCAAAGGCGACGTCCATGATATCGGTAAAAATATCGTCGGCGTGGTACTCGGCTGTAATGGCTATGATATTGTCGATTTGGGCGTCATGGTACCTTGTGAAAAAATCCTCGATACCGCGATAGCTGAGAAAGTCGATATTATTGGCTTATCAGGTCTGATTACCCCAAGCCTTGATGAGATGGTCTATGTCGCCAAGCAAATGCAAGAGCGTGGCATGACTCTGCCATTGATGATCGGTGGTGCAACGACCTCAAAAGCACATACGGCGGTCAAAGTCGAACCACAATACCAAAACAATGGTGTCATCTATGTGGCGGATGCCTCACGCTCTGTCGGCGTAGTGACCAAGCTACTGTCAAAAGAGCATTGCCAAGGTCTCATTGATGAAACCCGCGAAGAATATATCAAGGTACGTGAGCGTCTGGCTAAGCGCCAACCAAAGGCGGCGAAGGTCACATATGCCGAATCGGTCAAGATTGGCTTTCAGTATGATTGGGAAACCTATGTGCCACCAGTGCCAAATAAGCTAGGACAAGTGATCTTTGACAACTATCCTATCGCTAATCTGCTGCCATACATTGACTGGACACCGTTCTTTATCTCTTGGGGACTTGCTGGTAAATATCCGAAAATATTGCAAGATGATGTGGTTGGCGAAGCGGCGCGTGATTTGTTCGATAATGCTAATGAGCTGATGCAAAAGATGATTGATGAGAAATTAATCGTCGCAAAAGGTGTCTTTAAACTCATGCCAGCTCGTCGTACTGGCGCCGATACCGTCACCGTCTATGACAAAGCACCGATTGAGGGCGGCATAGCAGAATATCAATTTGAGCACTTACGTCAGCAAAGCGACAAAGCCAGCGGCAAGCCAAACTTTAGCTTGGCAGATTTTATCTCACCATCGGATACGCACACGGATTATCTTGGCGGCTTTACCGTTTCGATCGTTGGAACAGAAGCGCTGGCTGAGAAGTATAAAGCAGCTGGCGACGACTACAATGCCATCATGGTGCAAGCATTATCTGACCGCTTAGCCGAAGCATTTGCCGAACATCTACATGAGCTGATTCGTAAAGAGTATTGGGGCTATCAACCAACGGAATCGCTCACCAATGAGGATATGATTAAAGAAAAATACGTCGGCATCCGCCCTGCGCCTGGCTACCCTGCCTGCCCTGAGCATACCGAAAAAGGCAAACTGTTTGAATGGCTTGGTACGGTTGAGGCTATCGGTACGACCTTGACTGAAAGCTATGCGATGTGGCCTGCGTCATCAGTCAGCGGCTTTTATTACTCACATCCTGATAGTGAGTACTTTAACGTCGGTAAGATCAGTCGTGATCAGTTAGAGAGCTATGCTGAGCGTAAAGGCTGGGATATAAAAACTGCTGAGAAGTGGTTAAATCCGAATTTGTAG
- a CDS encoding LemA family protein has product MTRKSIVKPILLSAVLATSTVGLTGCGYNNLQAQDEQVTASWSEVVNQYQRRSDLVPNLVKVVQQYAKQEQEVFTQVAEARSRAGGITVTPEVLNDPEAMERYAAAQEQMTGALSRLMAVSERYPELKSDALFQDLQAQLEGTENRIAVARNRYIQEVQGYNTTVRQFPTNITAKVFGMSAKPNFSVANEKEISTAPSVDFDNGESKTSQ; this is encoded by the coding sequence ATGACCCGTAAATCCATTGTAAAACCCATCTTGCTATCAGCTGTATTAGCCACATCTACTGTCGGCTTGACAGGTTGTGGTTATAATAATCTTCAGGCTCAAGATGAGCAAGTGACGGCTTCGTGGTCAGAGGTGGTCAACCAATATCAACGTCGCTCGGATTTGGTGCCAAACTTGGTAAAAGTAGTACAGCAGTATGCTAAGCAAGAGCAGGAAGTCTTTACGCAAGTGGCTGAAGCCCGCTCACGCGCTGGTGGTATCACCGTAACGCCAGAAGTACTCAATGATCCTGAAGCGATGGAGCGTTATGCGGCGGCGCAAGAACAGATGACGGGTGCACTATCACGTTTGATGGCAGTGTCTGAGCGTTATCCTGAACTGAAATCTGATGCGCTATTCCAAGATTTGCAAGCGCAATTAGAAGGTACTGAAAACCGTATCGCCGTCGCTCGTAACCGCTATATCCAAGAAGTACAGGGTTACAATACGACCGTACGTCAATTCCCAACCAATATTACGGCAAAAGTATTTGGGATGAGTGCTAAACCAAACTTTAGCGTCGCGAACGAAAAAGAGATTTCTACTGCACCAAGCGTGGATTTTGACAATGGCGAGTCAAAGACGTCTCAATAG
- a CDS encoding PD40 domain-containing protein, with protein sequence MLKTTVLKPTVNIRRLNSTVPIIMLSMLAVLTGCQTVPTALSKAPSAMAMNNPLTIGMPAIDRQGYIAYVEEQGVGTAKISTLYRIRPDGSGLQLIDQLNGYIYAPTWSADGQMLAYSKQAARQHPKIYIYDVKSSSHNLVVNVEGSNLSPSFSPDGKKLLYSSTVGGNADIYEMQLSDGSTKQLTTLPSTEVQPSYASDGQSFVYTSDKVRAGRPSIYRYSFATGNAALITTGGYAASPQLSLDSQRLAYLNGRKAAVMMLTTGQVINLAETGLDEPARLSPSGQYALYPTRQSNLGGQVGGQSSQSGGSLVIHSLAGNTSYAISSKTGGVVRSPIWGR encoded by the coding sequence ATGTTAAAAACCACTGTCTTAAAACCGACTGTTAATATTCGTAGGCTAAATAGTACTGTTCCTATTATCATGCTTTCAATGCTGGCGGTATTAACAGGCTGCCAGACCGTGCCAACTGCTTTGTCCAAAGCGCCTAGCGCGATGGCTATGAATAATCCGCTCACTATTGGCATGCCAGCAATAGATCGACAAGGTTATATTGCTTATGTAGAGGAGCAAGGCGTGGGTACTGCCAAGATCTCGACGCTATATCGTATCCGCCCCGATGGTAGCGGGCTTCAATTGATTGATCAGCTAAATGGCTATATCTACGCGCCTACGTGGTCAGCGGATGGTCAAATGCTCGCTTATAGCAAACAAGCCGCGCGCCAGCATCCAAAGATTTATATTTACGATGTCAAAAGTAGTAGTCATAATTTGGTCGTCAATGTAGAAGGTAGCAATTTATCACCGTCATTCTCACCGGATGGCAAAAAGCTGCTTTATAGCTCAACCGTTGGTGGCAATGCCGATATCTATGAGATGCAGCTTAGTGATGGCAGTACCAAACAGCTTACCACGCTACCGAGTACTGAAGTGCAGCCAAGCTATGCCAGCGATGGGCAGAGCTTTGTCTATACCAGTGATAAAGTCCGCGCTGGTCGCCCAAGCATTTATCGTTATAGCTTTGCCACGGGCAACGCCGCGCTGATAACGACGGGAGGCTATGCTGCCAGTCCTCAGCTTAGCTTAGATAGTCAACGTTTGGCATATCTCAATGGTCGCAAAGCGGCAGTAATGATGCTTACCACAGGACAAGTCATCAATCTGGCAGAAACGGGACTCGATGAGCCTGCGCGCCTATCACCTTCTGGACAATACGCCCTCTATCCAACACGTCAGTCAAATTTGGGTGGACAAGTAGGAGGTCAAAGCAGTCAAAGTGGCGGCAGCTTGGTTATCCATTCTTTAGCAGGTAATACCAGTTATGCGATTAGCAGTAAAACGGGCGGAGTAGTACGCTCACCAATTTGGGGTCGTTAA